One Fontisphaera persica DNA window includes the following coding sequences:
- a CDS encoding dUTPase, which translates to MDAPDQLRELFRMQKALNERIGVRTEGMTEAERIQWVLNYCRAMSQEIAELTDSVPWKWWAKYQKFDEQNARVEVVDLFHFLISLAQVLGMSADDVFQAYVKKNEINFKRQETGYTVKDESDSRHI; encoded by the coding sequence ATGGACGCACCTGACCAACTGCGCGAACTGTTCCGGATGCAAAAAGCCCTCAACGAACGCATCGGTGTCCGCACCGAGGGCATGACCGAGGCCGAGCGCATCCAATGGGTCCTCAATTACTGCCGGGCCATGTCCCAGGAAATCGCCGAGCTGACCGACAGCGTGCCCTGGAAGTGGTGGGCCAAGTACCAGAAATTTGACGAGCAAAATGCCCGGGTGGAAGTGGTGGACTTGTTTCATTTTCTCATCAGCCTTGCCCAGGTGCTGGGCATGAGCGCCGACGACGTTTTCCAGGCCTACGTGAAGAAAAACGAAATCAACTTCAAGCGCCAGGAAACCGGCTACACCGTCAAGGACGAGAGTGACTCCCGGCACATTTGA
- a CDS encoding NupC/NupG family nucleoside CNT transporter, with product MQSVFTGGLGLAVFLGAAWALSANRQRVPWRTVLWGLGLQTALALFILKTRAGQFLFDWAGRGIRALIAFANEGCAFVFGPLAQPPTLEKAFGPGQTFVFAITVAGTIILVSALSSVLYHWGVLQRVVQAMAWLMRRALRTSGSETLAAAANIFMGQTEAPLVVKPYLARMTRSELLCLMTGGMATLAGGVASVYVKLATDAGHPDFAGHLLTASVMNAPAALYLSKILLPETETSETAGRAAGFIPRTTTNSLDALCQGAADGMKLSLNVMAMLIAFVAVVALANALLVGAQSLAGVTSPANLQTLLGWLNAPLAWLMGVPAHDCLTIGSVLGERVVLNEFIGYVSLNAATVDPRSYTIAIYALCGFANFASIAIQVGGIGALVPERRGELARLGLRAMLGGLLACYVSATLAGLMI from the coding sequence GTGCAGAGCGTGTTCACCGGTGGATTGGGACTGGCGGTGTTTCTGGGCGCCGCCTGGGCGCTCTCCGCCAATCGCCAGCGGGTGCCCTGGCGGACCGTGCTCTGGGGCCTCGGCCTGCAAACAGCCCTCGCCCTGTTCATTCTCAAAACGCGCGCCGGCCAGTTCCTCTTTGATTGGGCCGGGCGCGGCATCCGGGCGCTCATCGCCTTCGCCAATGAAGGCTGCGCCTTTGTCTTCGGGCCACTGGCCCAACCGCCCACCCTGGAAAAAGCCTTTGGACCGGGGCAAACATTTGTCTTCGCCATCACCGTGGCCGGCACCATCATCCTCGTCTCCGCCCTCTCCTCCGTGCTGTATCATTGGGGCGTCCTGCAACGGGTGGTGCAAGCCATGGCGTGGCTGATGCGCCGCGCCCTGCGCACCAGCGGCAGCGAAACCCTGGCCGCCGCCGCCAACATCTTCATGGGCCAGACCGAGGCGCCCCTGGTGGTCAAGCCTTACCTCGCCCGCATGACCCGCAGCGAGCTGCTGTGCCTCATGACCGGCGGCATGGCCACGCTCGCCGGCGGCGTGGCTTCCGTCTATGTCAAGCTCGCCACCGACGCCGGCCATCCCGACTTTGCCGGCCATCTCCTCACCGCTTCCGTCATGAACGCCCCCGCGGCCCTGTACCTTTCCAAAATCCTCCTGCCCGAAACGGAGACCAGCGAAACGGCTGGCCGCGCCGCCGGCTTCATTCCGCGCACCACCACCAACAGCCTGGATGCGCTGTGCCAGGGGGCCGCCGACGGCATGAAACTCTCCCTCAACGTCATGGCCATGCTTATTGCTTTTGTGGCGGTGGTGGCGCTCGCCAATGCCCTGCTGGTGGGCGCCCAATCGCTGGCCGGCGTCACCTCCCCGGCCAACCTGCAAACCCTCCTGGGCTGGCTCAACGCGCCGCTGGCCTGGCTCATGGGAGTGCCGGCGCACGATTGCCTCACCATTGGCTCGGTGCTCGGCGAGCGGGTGGTGCTCAACGAATTCATCGGCTACGTCTCGCTGAACGCCGCCACGGTGGACCCGCGCAGTTACACCATTGCCATTTACGCCCTCTGCGGCTTTGCCAACTTTGCCAGCATTGCCATTCAGGTGGGCGGCATCGGCGCCCTGGTGCCGGAGCGGCGTGGCGAGCTGGCCCGTCTGGGCCTCCGCGCCATGCTCGGCGGTCTGCTCGCCTGTTATGTCTCCGCCACCCTGGCAGGCCTGATGATATGA
- a CDS encoding MFS transporter has protein sequence MSELFSPLTRQIAGRVLVLRGAARELWLIFMAKLLAIMAYGVMNSTLILWLSSDLGYNDAYAGYIVAMWSTFMTMATVMVGSLVDAIGLRRAFLLGFAVCIFARGTMTLSTVPWLAVGVGLMSLAVGEALMTPVMVAAVRRYATTAQRSISFSIFYVMMNLGFLLGAYIFDHVRAWLGETGRYTLPLLGWEFSTYRVLFLISFLLTIPNLMLLYWGLRPGVEATDEGLKITPEQPKYAHLHVLRGLVLTVRDAFDDTIRIFAGLWRQPAFFKFLGFLTLVVAVRLIMYHMNYTYPKFGIRELGDGAPIGRLWAINQMLIIFLVPLMGTLTLRWSAYRVVTLGSAVAVMAVFIMALPPAWFAPLAHSWLGAWLYYGYLGMQGAFVHPYYVMIFLFVVGLSLGESLYSPRLYEYPAAIAPKGQEASYMSLSYLPFFVAKFFVGMASGPLLDHYCPESGPRMSWMLWTYIAMMAAITPLGLIFFQKFIRVKEAGRND, from the coding sequence ATGAGCGAACTATTCTCCCCGCTCACCCGCCAAATCGCGGGGCGCGTGCTGGTGCTGCGCGGCGCCGCGCGGGAGTTGTGGCTCATCTTCATGGCCAAGCTGCTGGCCATCATGGCCTACGGGGTGATGAACTCCACCCTCATCCTCTGGCTCTCCAGCGACCTCGGCTATAACGACGCCTACGCCGGTTACATCGTGGCCATGTGGTCCACCTTCATGACCATGGCCACCGTCATGGTGGGGTCGCTGGTGGATGCCATTGGCCTGCGCCGCGCCTTTCTGCTCGGTTTTGCGGTCTGCATCTTTGCCCGCGGCACCATGACCTTGAGCACCGTGCCGTGGCTGGCAGTCGGGGTGGGCCTCATGTCCCTCGCCGTGGGCGAGGCACTGATGACGCCGGTCATGGTGGCCGCCGTGCGCCGCTACGCCACCACCGCCCAGCGGTCCATTTCCTTCTCCATTTTTTATGTGATGATGAACCTCGGCTTCCTCCTGGGGGCCTACATCTTTGACCACGTGCGCGCGTGGCTGGGGGAAACCGGACGCTACACCCTCCCCTTGCTGGGATGGGAGTTCAGCACCTACCGCGTGCTCTTCCTCATCAGCTTCCTGCTGACCATTCCCAATCTGATGCTCCTCTACTGGGGCCTGCGCCCGGGGGTGGAAGCCACCGATGAAGGCCTCAAAATCACCCCCGAACAACCCAAGTACGCCCACCTGCACGTCCTTCGCGGACTCGTCCTGACGGTGCGGGATGCTTTCGATGACACCATCCGCATTTTTGCCGGATTGTGGCGGCAGCCGGCCTTTTTCAAGTTCCTCGGATTCCTGACGCTCGTGGTGGCGGTGCGGCTCATCATGTACCACATGAACTACACCTACCCCAAATTTGGCATCCGCGAGCTGGGCGACGGCGCGCCCATCGGCCGCCTGTGGGCCATCAACCAAATGCTCATCATCTTCCTGGTCCCCCTCATGGGCACTCTCACCCTGCGCTGGTCGGCTTATCGCGTGGTCACCCTGGGCAGTGCTGTGGCCGTGATGGCGGTCTTTATCATGGCCCTGCCCCCGGCCTGGTTCGCCCCGCTGGCTCATAGCTGGCTGGGCGCCTGGTTGTATTATGGGTACCTGGGCATGCAAGGCGCTTTCGTCCATCCCTATTACGTCATGATTTTCCTCTTCGTCGTCGGCCTGTCCCTCGGGGAATCCCTCTACTCCCCCCGACTTTACGAATATCCGGCCGCCATCGCGCCCAAGGGACAGGAAGCCTCCTACATGTCCCTCTCCTACCTGCCTTTTTTCGTGGCCAAGTTTTTTGTCGGCATGGCCTCCGGCCCCCTGCTGGACCATTATTGCCCCGAATCCGGCCCGCGCATGTCGTGGATGCTCTGGACCTACATCGCCATGATGGCCGCCATCACGCCGCTGGGCCTCATCTTTTTCCAAAAATTCATCCGCGTGAAAGAAGCCGGCCGCAACGATTAG
- a CDS encoding 3-keto-disaccharide hydrolase, which translates to MKRHLLTSLAAALAAALLAPLAARAADNEPPPGFVALFNGKDFTGWRVPEGDNGHWKVVNGVIDYDAESEAKGDKSLWCEKELGDFILRVDWRIKATPYTNPNVPYILPDGTHARDVTGKELKLALPDSDSGIFLRGSGTYQVNIWCWPIGSGEMYGIRTNPKTAPDLRAAVTPRHQADKPVGEWNRFEITVRGRTVTVVLNGITVIPGATIPDLPLRGRIALQHHGGKDAQGRWNSPPSLLQFKNIFVREL; encoded by the coding sequence ATGAAACGCCATCTCCTTACCTCCCTGGCCGCCGCCCTGGCGGCGGCTCTCCTCGCGCCCCTCGCCGCCCGCGCCGCGGACAACGAGCCGCCGCCGGGCTTCGTTGCCCTGTTCAACGGCAAGGACTTCACCGGCTGGCGCGTGCCCGAGGGCGACAACGGCCACTGGAAGGTGGTCAATGGCGTGATTGACTACGACGCCGAAAGCGAAGCCAAAGGCGACAAGAGCCTCTGGTGCGAAAAGGAGCTCGGCGACTTCATCCTGCGTGTGGACTGGCGCATCAAGGCCACTCCTTACACCAATCCTAATGTCCCCTACATCCTGCCCGACGGCACCCACGCCCGCGACGTCACCGGCAAGGAACTGAAACTGGCCCTGCCGGACTCCGACAGCGGCATCTTCCTGCGCGGCTCCGGCACCTACCAGGTCAATATCTGGTGCTGGCCCATCGGCTCGGGCGAAATGTATGGCATCCGCACCAACCCAAAAACCGCGCCGGATTTGCGCGCCGCCGTCACCCCCCGTCATCAGGCCGACAAACCGGTGGGAGAATGGAACCGCTTTGAAATCACCGTCCGCGGGCGCACCGTCACCGTGGTGCTCAATGGCATCACCGTCATCCCCGGCGCCACCATCCCCGACCTGCCCCTGCGCGGACGCATCGCCCTCCAACACCACGGCGGCAAGGATGCCCAGGGCCGCTGGAACAGTCCCCCCAGCCTCCTCCAATTCAAAAACATCTTCGTGCGGGAGTTGTAA
- the guaB gene encoding IMP dehydrogenase: protein MATKSFRNATDNQFYLPADAFFRAHPSLALTYDDVTLATNYSEILPRDTVLQSVLAPGLTLNIPIISADMDTVTESAMAIGMALNGGLGLIHYNMSDREQLSEVSRVKHHVHGLIQDPVTVNPEQHIGEVLAMVEERRFQFRTFPVVDSQRKLLGLLPGHVVKPRYAKHTVAEILTPRAQVQTIQKRELGRDPIARADKFFSEHPGINKLLVVDDQDRLYGLFTISDVERIIQEKKALFKPARDDKWRLICGAAVSATRNAFGEIDRERLISHVGGLVERGLDVVAVSTAHGFSRGVGEAVRMIRQAFPKLPIIAGNVTTAAGVEFLADCGADIIKVGQGPGSICTTRLVAGVGIPQLTALYVCSQAAKKKRVTLLADGGITKSGDIVKALTLAQAVVCGGILAGCDEAPGEVIEISGKLYKQYRGMGSLAAMKAGSAARYGHSTQDPTRKVAAEGIEALKEAAGPLNRVLTQLIGGIQSGMGYLGAANLAELRQKARYIRVSPAGMREAGPHDVVEVKTST from the coding sequence ATGGCGACCAAATCGTTTCGCAACGCGACCGACAACCAGTTTTACCTGCCAGCCGACGCCTTTTTTCGGGCGCACCCCTCGCTGGCGTTGACGTATGACGACGTCACGCTGGCCACCAACTACTCGGAAATCCTGCCCCGCGACACCGTCCTGCAAAGTGTGCTCGCGCCGGGATTGACCCTCAACATCCCCATCATTTCGGCCGACATGGACACCGTCACCGAATCCGCCATGGCCATTGGCATGGCCCTCAATGGCGGGCTGGGGCTTATTCATTACAACATGAGCGACCGCGAGCAGCTCTCGGAAGTCTCGCGCGTCAAGCACCACGTGCATGGGCTGATTCAGGACCCCGTCACCGTCAACCCCGAACAGCACATTGGCGAAGTGCTGGCCATGGTGGAGGAGCGCCGTTTTCAGTTCCGCACCTTTCCCGTGGTGGACTCCCAGCGCAAGCTCCTCGGCCTGCTGCCCGGCCACGTGGTCAAACCCCGCTACGCCAAACACACCGTGGCCGAAATCCTCACCCCCCGCGCCCAGGTGCAGACCATTCAGAAACGGGAGCTGGGCCGCGACCCCATCGCCCGCGCGGACAAATTTTTCTCCGAGCACCCCGGCATCAACAAGCTGCTGGTGGTGGATGACCAGGACCGCCTCTACGGCCTGTTCACCATCAGCGACGTCGAACGCATCATCCAGGAAAAAAAGGCCCTCTTCAAACCCGCCCGCGACGACAAATGGCGCCTCATTTGCGGCGCCGCCGTCTCCGCCACCCGCAACGCCTTCGGCGAAATTGACCGCGAACGCCTCATCTCCCACGTCGGCGGCCTGGTCGAGCGCGGCCTGGACGTGGTGGCCGTGTCCACCGCGCACGGTTTTTCGCGGGGGGTGGGCGAGGCCGTGCGCATGATCCGCCAGGCCTTTCCCAAATTGCCCATCATCGCCGGCAACGTCACCACCGCCGCCGGGGTGGAGTTTCTGGCTGATTGCGGGGCCGACATCATCAAGGTGGGCCAGGGGCCCGGCTCCATCTGCACCACGCGGCTGGTGGCCGGGGTGGGCATACCGCAGTTGACCGCCCTCTACGTCTGCAGCCAGGCCGCCAAAAAGAAACGCGTCACCCTCCTGGCCGATGGCGGCATCACCAAATCCGGCGACATCGTCAAGGCCCTGACCCTGGCGCAAGCGGTGGTTTGCGGCGGCATTCTGGCCGGCTGCGATGAAGCCCCGGGCGAGGTCATTGAAATCAGCGGCAAGCTCTACAAGCAATATCGCGGCATGGGCAGCCTGGCGGCCATGAAGGCCGGCTCCGCTGCCCGCTACGGCCACAGCACCCAGGACCCCACCCGCAAAGTCGCCGCCGAAGGCATCGAGGCCCTCAAGGAAGCCGCCGGCCCGTTGAATCGCGTGCTCACCCAGCTCATCGGCGGCATCCAGTCCGGCATGGGCTACCTCGGCGCCGCCAACCTGGCCGAGCTGCGCCAGAAAGCCCGCTACATCCGCGTCAGCCCCGCCGGCATGCGCGAGGCCGGCCCGCATGACGTCGTCGAGGTCAAGACTTCAACATAA